The Candidatus Eisenbacteria bacterium genome contains the following window.
CCAGGTCCCATGCCGCTCCGTCCGGACCAAGGACCCCTCGATAGCCTCCCAATCGCCAGGGGCAGGGATCCATGCGGTCGGGAAGCTCGCCGCGCTGTCGGGCGGAATCAGGCCGTCGATCCCCTCCCGGGCAAAGCCGGGAGCGGCGGCGACGAGAAAGGCCAGCAGGAGGGCCGGTGAAGCGAACGCGCTCATGCGCCCATGATCCGGTCTTCGGGCGGCCCGGTCAAACCCGTCCCGGAGCGGAGCGGATGCTCTCGGCGCAAAGCCGCTGGATCGCCGGCCGCCTCTGGTAGCAGAATCGGGCGATGTCCGTCCGGATGATCGCGCGGTTGGTCGCCGCGATTCCCCCACAGGGGGCCGCCATCGCCGGCTCGATCGCCGGCCCGATGATGGCGCTCCTGGCTCCATCCCGGGCGCGCGCCTGGAGGTCGAACCACGGCCTCACCGGCGCCGATCGGTCCGGGAGAAGGCTGCCGTCGGCGACGCCCTTTCGCCACCACATCCTCCTCCAGTACGAGTCCCTCGCTATGCTCGGAGGGCGCGCTTTTCCGATCGAGGTGGAGGGGAGCGATCACGCGCGCGAGGCGCTCACGAGAGCCCGCGGCCTTCTCGTGGCCACGGCGCACGTGGGCAACTGGCACCTCGGGGGAGAGGCGCTTCATCGTCTATGCGGCCGCCCCATCCATTCTGTCGCCGGCGCGCAGATGCTCCGCTCATGGACCGAGGAGCTGCGCTCGCTCTATGGCGCTCGAGGGATCCAGATCCACGACCGCTCCGGGGCGGTCGGGCGACTCCTGCGGATCCTGAGGACCGGGGGGATCGTGGCGCTCCATCTCGACGGGGATCAGCACGAGGGACGCGGGCTCGCGACCCGGGGCATCTCCCTCCTGTCCCGCCGCAGCGGCGCGCCGGTCCTGCCCGTCCTCTGCATCCGGAGCGCGGCGGGAAGGATGGTCCTTCGCATCTGGCCGCCTCTTGGAGGCGGCTCGACGGCGCCAAGTCCCGATCGTCTGGCCGACCTCCTTGTCGAGCTCGTGCGGGGGAGGGAAGGGCAATGGACTCTCTTCCGGGCGCTCGGAGACGCTGCATGAGCGGGATGAGGATCCTGATCGTCAGCCAGTCGTATCATCCCCATCACGGCGGCATCGGGGAGCATGTGCGCCATCTCGGGCTCGCCCTCAAGGAGCGCGGGCACGCGGTCCGGATTCTGACGGCGGGCCCGCCGCCCATCGGCGGCGAGCTTCCGGGCCTTCCGATCATCCGGCTGGGAAGGCGCTTCACGGTCTCGTCGAACGGGAGCAAGGCGTCCGTCGCGTGGAGCCCGCTCTACCGGGCTTCCGTCCGTCGCGCTCTGGCAATCGGGTTCGATCTGATCCATGTCCACTCTCCCCTCGAGCCGTTCCTTCCCTGGGCGGTTCTGCGCGAGGCGGGGCTTCCCTGCGTGGGGACTTTCCACAACGCCGGCCGGCCGCACGTCGGGCTTCGCCTCCTTTCGCCCTTCCTCGCACCGATGGCCATGAAGCTGCATCCGAGGATCGCCGTTTCCCGCACGGCGGCCCTCTATGCGGGAAGGCACTTTCCGGGGGAGTACCTCCTCATCCCGAATGGGGTGGACCTGGCACGGTTCCGACCGTCAGAGAACGGCCGCGATCCCGGGCCTCTGTCGATCCTGTTCGTCGGCCGCCTGGAGCCGAGGAAGGGGCTGGATGTCCTGATCGATGGGGTCGCGATCGCGGGAAGGAGGGCGGGCCGCCCCCTGAGGCTGATCGTCGTCGGCGACGGATCGCTGCGCGGCAGAGTCCTGCGGAGGGCGGCGAGGGCCGGCGTCGATCTCCGCCTGCTGGGCGAAGTCGACCCCGCGGCGATTCCCTCGATCTACCGCGACGCGGACCTCTTCGTCGCTCCCGCGCTCCATGGAGAGTCCTTCGGCATCGTCCTGCTCGAGGCCCTTGCGTCCGGGCTGCCTGTCATCGCTTCCCGCATCGATGGTTTTTCGGAGGTCCTCGACGGATGCCCGGCGGCGGCGCTCTTCTCCCCGGGGGATCCTCGCGCGCTGGCTTCGGCGATCAAGGATGCGATCGGGCGCGCGCAGGAGGGAGCGCTTCGGGACGCGGCGCGCGCTCACGCGAGGGGATTCTCATGGGGCAAGGTTTCGCTCCTCGTCGAGGGGGCCTATCGAGAGGCCTTGGGCCGCGGGGCGGCGATGGGGGAGCGGATCGTCGTCGCGGATCATGGGCGCGAGCCGCGCGCGCGCCGCGAGGAGGATGAACCCCGACGGCTCCCTTCGCCCCGCTAGGTTCGCGTTCGCGGCGCGGGGCTTCGGGAACCGGTCGGGGTCCCGGACGCTCCAGGTGGAGCGCTGCTGGCCCGCGCAGCTCGCGCCCTGTCACTCAGCGAGCGGAGCGGGTCACAGCGCGACACCAGGGTTAGCGGATCTGCAGCGAGGAGGATGGACCCCGACGGCTCCCTTCGCCCCGCTAGGTTCGCGTTCGCGGCGCGGGGCTTCGGGAACCGGTCGGGGTCCCGAATCGCGCCGCGAGGGGGGTCTCAGGCGCGATCGAACGGCCCTAGAGCCTCGCCTCCAGGCGGAGAGAGACGGTGATCTCGTCGTCCGACCCGCTCTTGCTCCTGGTCAGCTTGGGCGCCTGGCCGGGACTGACCTCCCGAGAGACCAGGTAGATGTCCTCGCTGATCGACCGCAGGGATAGATCGAGGACGCCCCTCAGGGTCTTCGTGCAGGCGCGCGAGACGCCGAGCATGAGGACGTTTTCGGACGGCCGCAGGGCGGCGAGCAACCGCTCCGCCGCTCTCGCGGCGACCTCGAGCCCCTCGGCATCGGTGTCGTAGTCGACGATATCGTAGCGGCCGAACAGCTCGATCCGGTCGGTGACATAGAAGCGACCCAGGATGCTGATGACGTCGGAGGAGTGCTCTTTGAGCGTCATCGTTGTGTCGGGCATCCCGTCGACGTGGGCGATCTCGAAGGTGGGCGTCTTCCTCGCGCGGAGGTCGTACTGGACCCCGCCGTTGAGCTTCTCGGACATGTAGAAGGCATGCGCGCCGAACCAGAGCGTCCTCTTCTCCGAGGACTTGAGCTCTAGATCGTCGGGGCCGCCGGAGGCGATCTGCGCGTATCCCCCGACCCCGAACCCCTTCGCCGGACCTTCCCGGAACGGAGTCACATAGGCTCTCCCCCCGAAGATCTTGTGCTTCGGATTGGCGGTGCCGGTCGCGACGCTGTCGACTGTCCCTCCGGTGGCCCAGACCCTGGGGTTGGCGGCGCCGCTCGCGACATCCTGGTTGAACGGGGCGCGGTTCGCGACGACCAGGTCGGTCTCCACCAGGCCGCCGAGCCAGCTCTTCGTGAGTCCGGCGCACAGGTAGGTCGTGCTGATCCCCAGGTAGCGATCGGGCACGGTTCGGGAGACGATCCGATACCCCCAGGGTTTCTCGTACCAGACGCTCGCGATTCCCTCCGTCTGTCCGAAGCGGAGCTTCGAAGCCTTGAGCCCGAGCGGATCGGAGACCACGACCTCCGCCGTCTTGAGGAACACCCTGCTCGCGCCGTCGTTCTGGTTCTCCGCCTCGAGCCGGATCCGGCCAATGTGCTTCTCGCCGAGCTGGCTCGACATCGTGAGGTAGACCCGGTCGATCGCGAAGCCGTTCCGGTCGATGGAGGCGTTCTCCTCGCTCAGGTCTTCGAGCAGGTAGCTGTACCGGCCCCAGAACGTCCCCTCGAGCGAGAGCCTGTTGTTCTTCCCCTCCACGGACTCTCCCGCCCGCGCGATGACTCCCGGCAGGCAGAGGCCGATGATGAGGCAGAGCGCCGCCGCGGCACGATTCAAGGTCATCCGATTCCTCCTCTCGACAGTCGGTAGATCTTCTTCAAGCGAGGTTAGCCGCGGCCCCGGGAGGGTCAAGGCGAAAGAGGGCCGGCGCGCCTTGGGGGCGCGGGCCTGCGAGCCGGCAGCGATCCCCCGGAGCGTCTCAGGGCCCCCGCGGTTCCCTGCGCCCCGCTATGTTCGCTTTCGCGGCGCGGGGCGCAGGGAACCGCGGGGGCCCTCGACGACAACCCCGGCGCGCTCTGCTCCGGCGCCGTCGGATCCGCCTACTTGACCTCCCAGGTCTCGCCGGCGGCGATGAGCTTCTCGATGGAGCCCTGCCCCTTCTTCCCGCGAACCTCGCGCATCTGCTCATGCACGAGCGTCTCGAGGGTCGGATGGCTTACCGCCCGGAAGACGCCGATGGGCAGGGGATTCCCCTTGCCGGCTCCGAACTGGGCGAGCTCGAACGCCATGGCAGGGTCTTCGCGAGTCTCGTCGTGGCGCAAGAGGTCTTCTTCCGCGCAATCGTCTCCGAGATCGACGATCCGTAACTCGCATTGGGCCCGCATGACTCCGCGCTTCCGGTCCTTGCCGAAGAGCAGGGGCTGGCCCTGCACGAGATGGAGCGACCTCTCGTCGCGGGACTCCCGGGCGGTCCACTCCTCGAAGGCCCCGTCGTTGAAGATGACGCAGTTCTGCAGGATCTCGATGAAGGCGCTCCCGCGATGGGCCGCCGCGCGGCGCACGATCTCCTTCATGTGCGGAACGAGGACATCGACGGTCCGGGCGACGAAGGTGGCCCCCGACCCGAGCGCGAGTGAGATCGGCTCGAACGGCGGGTCGATCGATCCGTACGGAGTCGACTTCGTCTTCTTGAACTGCTCGCTGGTGGGGGAGTACTGCCCCTTCGTGAGACCGTAGATCCTGTTGTTGAAGAGAAGGACCTTGATGTCGATGTTGCGCCGCATGGCGTGGATGATGTGGTTGCCGCCGATGGAGAGGGCATCGCCGTCGCCCGTCACGACCCAGACGGAGAGGTCGGGATTCGCGATCTTGATTCCCGTGGCCACAGCCGGGGCCCGTCCATGAATCGTGTGGAATCCGAAGGTGTTCATGTAGTAGGGGAAGCGGCTCGAGCACCCGATGCCCGAGACGAAGACGAACTTCTCGCGCGGAATGCCCAGCTCGGCGAAGACCGACTGCACGGCGCTCAGGATGGCGTAGTCCCCGCAGCCAGGACACCAGCGGACCTCCTGGTCGCTCTGGAAGCTCTTCTTGGTGAGAGCGGCCGTCCCCGTGGTCTCGCTCATGCGCGGCTCCTTCCCGTGATCTCCTCGATCTTCGTGACGATCTCCCCCTCCGTGAAGGGACGGCCCTGGACCTTGTTCAGGCCGACCGCATCGACGAGATAGCGCGCCCGAATGATCCATCGGAGCTGCCCCGAGTTCAGCTCGGGGACGAGAATCCTCTCGAAGCGCCCGAGGATCTCGCCCAGATTCGCCGGCAGAGGATGGATGTGGCGCAGGTGCGCGTGGCCCACGCGAACGCTCCCCCGCGCCCGCAGCTCGCGGATGGCGCCGTGGATGGCGCCGTAGGTCGATCCCCAGGCGACCACCAGGATCTCCCCCTCCTGATCCCCCTCCACGACCTGGGGCGGAATGTGGGAGGCGATCCCCGCGACCTTCCGCGCGCGCAGATCGACCATCCGCTCGTGATTCCCGGGATCGTAGCTGACGTTGCCCGTCACGTTCTGCTTCTCCAGGCCCCCGATTCGATGCTCCAGACCCGCCGTTCCCGGAATCGCCCAGGGCCTGCTCAATGTCTCAGGATCGCGCGCGTACGGCTCGAACCCGTCCGGTCTCTCGATGAACCCCCGGGGGATCGGCGGGAGCTTCCCGAGGTCGGGTAGGAGCCACGGCTCCGCCCCGTTCGCCAGATAGCCGTCCGAGAGGAGGAAGACGGGCGTCATGAAGACGACCGCCAACCGGCAGGCCTCATACGCCATCGCGAAGCAGTCCGATGACGTCGCCGCGGCAAGAACCGGGACGGGAGCCTCGCTGTTGCGGCCGAAGAGGGCCTGCAGCAGATCGGCCTGCTCCGTCTTGGTGGGAAGACCGGTCGAGGGGCCGCCGCGCTGGACATTGCAGATGACAAGCGGGAGTTCCGCCATTACGGCGAGCCCGATCATCTCGCTCTTGAGCGCGATCCCCGGTCCGCTCGTGGCCGTGACTCCCAGGTGGCCCGCAAAGGAGGCGCCGAGGGCCGCTCCGATCGCGGCGATCTCGTCCTCGGCCTGGAAGGTGATCACTCCGAAGTTCTTCAGATGCGATAGCTCATGCAGGATCTCGCTGGCCGGAGTGATCGGGTAGCTTCCGAAGAAGATCGGGATGCCTGAGCGCTCGCCGGCCGCCGTGAGCCCCAGCGCGAGGGCGCTGTTTCCCGAGATGTTGCGGTAGCGGCCGGGCGCGAGCCGCGCGGGAGGGACGGTGTAGCTCATCTCGAACAGCTCGGTCGCCTCCGCGAAGGTGTGCCCCGCCTTGAGGGCGAGGACGTTCGCCTCGAGGAGCGCGGGCTGCTTCTCGAACTTCTCCTCGATCCAGCGCAGCGTCGGGTCCAGCGGCCGGTTGTAGAGCCAGTACATCATCCCCAGGGCGAGGAGGTTCTTGCAGCGGTCGACGGTCCTGGTGTCGAGCCCCGTCTTCTCGAGGGCCAAGCGTGTCAGTCTCGTGAGCTCGACCTTGAGGACCCTATGGCCGTCGAGGGAATGGTCGTCGAGGGGACTGGCATCGTAGCCCGCCTTCTTGAGATCGTTCTGCGTGAAGGAGTTCGTGTTGACGATGATCACGCCGTTTCGCTTCAAGTCGGGCAGGTTGACCTTGAGAGCGGCGGGGTTCATCGCGACCAGCACATCCGGGGCGTCGCCCGGCGTCGAGATGTCGTGGGAAGAGAAGTGGACCTGGAAGCCGCTGACGCCCGGGACGGTCCCCGCCGGCGCCCTGATCTCGGCGGGGTAGTCGGGGAAGGTCGCCAGGTCGTTTCCGACGACGGCGGAGGTCGCGGTGAACTGCGATCCCGTCAGCTGCATTCCGTCGCCGGAGTCGCCCGCGAAGCGGATCACGACCCCGTCGAGAACCGCGTTCGGCTTCGGGCGCTGAAGGGTCTTGGCGTCAGCGTCCATCTTGTTTGATCCCCTTCCCTTTCGCCGGAGCAAGGTGTCCCCCCGCTCCGCTGAACGTTCAGTATTACTGTATCATCGCATTTGATCTTCTTCAATGTGCGGGGCCGGCGCCGTCCGCCGCCCGGCCCGGCCAAGTTCCGCAATTCAACCCAAGACCGAACGGGAGTATAATTTATCTTGGCTTGAAATGGATCCCGGCCGCCGCCCGGGAAGAGTCGCCAACATCCTCGAAAGGAACCTGCGATGAGACTCGCCCACCCTCTTCTTCTGGCCCTCCTCCTGCTCGGAATCGTCCTCGGTTCGGCCGCCGCCGATGTGAGAGAGATCCCGGTGCGCGGGGGGGACTCCCGCCTGACGCTCCTCGAGCGGCAGGATGATGCGCTCATCTACTCCGTCCAGATCGGCCGGCTTGTCGCCATGGACGTCGAGACGCCCGAGGGGCCCTTCACGCGCCTGATGATCCCCGAGTTCCACTGCTCGAAGAACGAGGGCTCTCCCGAGCTTCCCATGATGAACCGCTTGATCGAGATCCCGCACGGCGCGAGGGCGAGCGTGGAGGTCGTCGGGGTCTCCAGCCGGAGCATCGATCTGGGCCTGTTCGGGATCGAGAACAGGCTCCTGCCGGCGCAGCCGAGCATGCCGAAGAGCGCCGATCCGGCCGCCTGGCCGTTCGTCTATGACCGGCAGGCCTACAACGCGCCTCGCGTCGCCCAGGATCTCGTTGCGATCGCATCCCTCGGACGGCTGAGGGCGGTCGATGTCGGACGCCTGGAAGTCTCGCCCGTCGAGTATTTTCCGGCTGAGAATAGGATCGTGGTCTACGACGCGATCGAGTTTCGCGTTCGCTTCGAGGGTGCGGACCACGCGGGCGGCGACGATCTGAAGGCCCGTACGAACAGCCCCTTCTTCGAGGTCGTCTACGAGCGGCTCGACGGCTATCGGGGCATCCACGAGAACTACCCCGATCGCGTGGCCGACGTGGTGACCATGGTGATTCTCACGCCGCCCGAGTTCGAAGCGCAGAT
Protein-coding sequences here:
- a CDS encoding 2-oxoacid:ferredoxin oxidoreductase subunit beta — translated: MSETTGTAALTKKSFQSDQEVRWCPGCGDYAILSAVQSVFAELGIPREKFVFVSGIGCSSRFPYYMNTFGFHTIHGRAPAVATGIKIANPDLSVWVVTGDGDALSIGGNHIIHAMRRNIDIKVLLFNNRIYGLTKGQYSPTSEQFKKTKSTPYGSIDPPFEPISLALGSGATFVARTVDVLVPHMKEIVRRAAAHRGSAFIEILQNCVIFNDGAFEEWTARESRDERSLHLVQGQPLLFGKDRKRGVMRAQCELRIVDLGDDCAEEDLLRHDETREDPAMAFELAQFGAGKGNPLPIGVFRAVSHPTLETLVHEQMREVRGKKGQGSIEKLIAAGETWEVK
- a CDS encoding glycosyltransferase family 4 protein encodes the protein MDSLPGARRRCMSGMRILIVSQSYHPHHGGIGEHVRHLGLALKERGHAVRILTAGPPPIGGELPGLPIIRLGRRFTVSSNGSKASVAWSPLYRASVRRALAIGFDLIHVHSPLEPFLPWAVLREAGLPCVGTFHNAGRPHVGLRLLSPFLAPMAMKLHPRIAVSRTAALYAGRHFPGEYLLIPNGVDLARFRPSENGRDPGPLSILFVGRLEPRKGLDVLIDGVAIAGRRAGRPLRLIVVGDGSLRGRVLRRAARAGVDLRLLGEVDPAAIPSIYRDADLFVAPALHGESFGIVLLEALASGLPVIASRIDGFSEVLDGCPAAALFSPGDPRALASAIKDAIGRAQEGALRDAARAHARGFSWGKVSLLVEGAYREALGRGAAMGERIVVADHGREPRARREEDEPRRLPSPR
- a CDS encoding lysophospholipid acyltransferase family protein, encoding MSVRMIARLVAAIPPQGAAIAGSIAGPMMALLAPSRARAWRSNHGLTGADRSGRRLPSATPFRHHILLQYESLAMLGGRAFPIEVEGSDHAREALTRARGLLVATAHVGNWHLGGEALHRLCGRPIHSVAGAQMLRSWTEELRSLYGARGIQIHDRSGAVGRLLRILRTGGIVALHLDGDQHEGRGLATRGISLLSRRSGAPVLPVLCIRSAAGRMVLRIWPPLGGGSTAPSPDRLADLLVELVRGREGQWTLFRALGDAA
- a CDS encoding 2-oxoacid:acceptor oxidoreductase subunit alpha is translated as MDADAKTLQRPKPNAVLDGVVIRFAGDSGDGMQLTGSQFTATSAVVGNDLATFPDYPAEIRAPAGTVPGVSGFQVHFSSHDISTPGDAPDVLVAMNPAALKVNLPDLKRNGVIIVNTNSFTQNDLKKAGYDASPLDDHSLDGHRVLKVELTRLTRLALEKTGLDTRTVDRCKNLLALGMMYWLYNRPLDPTLRWIEEKFEKQPALLEANVLALKAGHTFAEATELFEMSYTVPPARLAPGRYRNISGNSALALGLTAAGERSGIPIFFGSYPITPASEILHELSHLKNFGVITFQAEDEIAAIGAALGASFAGHLGVTATSGPGIALKSEMIGLAVMAELPLVICNVQRGGPSTGLPTKTEQADLLQALFGRNSEAPVPVLAAATSSDCFAMAYEACRLAVVFMTPVFLLSDGYLANGAEPWLLPDLGKLPPIPRGFIERPDGFEPYARDPETLSRPWAIPGTAGLEHRIGGLEKQNVTGNVSYDPGNHERMVDLRARKVAGIASHIPPQVVEGDQEGEILVVAWGSTYGAIHGAIRELRARGSVRVGHAHLRHIHPLPANLGEILGRFERILVPELNSGQLRWIIRARYLVDAVGLNKVQGRPFTEGEIVTKIEEITGRSRA